The Pontibacter pudoricolor genome contains a region encoding:
- a CDS encoding DUF4197 domain-containing protein — protein sequence MKKLLYTSFIALAIGASACTAAQVQQTVDDVLAGTTTGAPVTQSEVASGLRQALEVGIKNGAGKASQTDGYYKNSLIRIPFPPEVQRVENTLRKIGLGSEVDRFVLTLNRGAEDAAKSAVPIFVSAIKQMTIQDAWGILKGDKDAATQYLKRTTSTQLTNAFKPVIQQSLQKTNATKYYADLVNQYNQIPLVQKVNPNLDEYATQKAIDGLFLLVADEELKIRENPVARTTELLRRVFSKENQS from the coding sequence ATGAAAAAATTACTTTACACTTCTTTTATTGCATTGGCCATAGGTGCCAGCGCATGTACCGCCGCACAGGTGCAGCAAACCGTTGACGACGTTTTAGCCGGCACAACCACTGGTGCGCCTGTAACCCAATCAGAGGTTGCATCTGGCTTGCGACAGGCACTGGAAGTAGGTATTAAGAACGGGGCCGGAAAAGCTTCCCAGACCGATGGCTACTATAAAAACTCACTGATCCGCATTCCTTTTCCGCCGGAAGTGCAGCGTGTTGAGAACACCTTGCGTAAAATTGGCCTTGGCAGCGAAGTAGACCGTTTTGTACTGACCCTGAACCGCGGCGCTGAAGATGCTGCTAAAAGTGCTGTGCCAATTTTCGTGAGTGCCATTAAGCAAATGACCATACAGGACGCCTGGGGAATTCTGAAAGGCGATAAGGATGCTGCTACCCAATACCTGAAGCGAACCACCTCAACGCAGCTTACCAATGCCTTTAAGCCGGTTATACAGCAGTCGTTACAAAAAACCAATGCTACCAAATATTATGCAGACCTGGTGAACCAGTACAACCAGATTCCTCTGGTACAAAAAGTAAACCCTAACCTGGACGAATATGCTACCCAGAAAGCAATTGATGGGTTGTTCCTGTTGGTTGCCGACGAAGAATTAAAGATCCGTGAAAACCCTGTTGCCCGCACAACAGAGCTGCTGCGCCGCGTTTTCTCAAAAGAGAATCAATCGTAA
- a CDS encoding competence/damage-inducible protein A — protein sequence MEAVNAEIITIGDEILYGQIVDTNSAWMGTELTKLGIKVKQITSISDNAEHIIAALDDARTRADIILITGGLGPTKDDLTKDVLTAYFHTTLKLHEPSLADIAAIFEKRGIEVTELNRQQAFLPESCIPVRNALGTAPGMWFEQDGKVYVSMPGVPFEMKRMMTDIVLPKLKAHFRTPEIIHKVIQTIGIAESMLADRLEAWELALPPHIKLAYLPYLAGVRLRLTGAGDDATILEQELQSEVEKLSQIIPKYIFAYGEVSLEEAVGNLLKAQNLTIATAESCTGGYLAHKFTSIPGSSAYFMGSIVAYHNDVKIRELYVNPETLQQHGAVSEATVREMAENVRKKLNTTIGVATSGIAGPDGGTADKPVGTIWIAYADEHKTIAKQLNYNKNRLLNIEYTALVALNLIRQSLATTVDE from the coding sequence ATGGAAGCGGTAAACGCAGAGATCATCACCATCGGCGACGAAATATTATACGGCCAAATAGTGGATACCAATTCTGCCTGGATGGGTACGGAACTCACGAAGTTAGGTATAAAAGTTAAGCAGATTACCTCTATTTCGGATAATGCAGAGCATATAATAGCAGCGTTGGATGATGCCAGAACCCGCGCCGATATTATTCTGATTACAGGCGGATTAGGACCGACCAAAGACGACCTGACAAAGGATGTACTGACGGCCTACTTCCATACAACACTTAAACTGCACGAACCATCGCTGGCCGATATTGCAGCTATTTTTGAAAAGCGGGGCATTGAAGTAACCGAACTGAACCGGCAGCAGGCTTTTTTACCGGAAAGCTGCATCCCGGTACGCAATGCGCTGGGCACCGCGCCGGGCATGTGGTTTGAGCAGGACGGGAAAGTATACGTATCGATGCCGGGTGTACCGTTTGAGATGAAGCGCATGATGACCGATATTGTGCTGCCAAAACTAAAAGCCCATTTCAGAACGCCGGAGATCATCCATAAAGTAATACAAACTATAGGCATCGCCGAATCTATGCTTGCCGACAGGCTGGAGGCATGGGAACTGGCTTTGCCGCCACATATAAAACTGGCGTACCTGCCTTACCTGGCCGGCGTGCGCCTGCGCCTGACCGGAGCCGGAGATGATGCAACTATACTGGAGCAGGAACTACAGTCAGAAGTGGAGAAACTTTCCCAGATCATCCCGAAGTATATTTTTGCTTATGGCGAAGTGAGCCTGGAAGAAGCCGTCGGGAATTTGCTGAAGGCGCAGAACCTGACTATAGCTACCGCCGAAAGCTGCACCGGCGGCTACCTGGCACATAAATTCACCAGCATACCCGGCAGCTCGGCTTATTTTATGGGAAGTATAGTTGCTTACCATAACGATGTAAAAATACGCGAACTGTATGTAAATCCTGAAACCCTGCAGCAGCATGGTGCCGTAAGTGAAGCCACTGTGCGGGAGATGGCCGAAAATGTGCGGAAAAAACTAAACACAACTATAGGTGTGGCAACAAGCGGTATAGCAGGCCCTGATGGCGGAACTGCTGACAAACCCGTAGGTACGATCTGGATAGCGTATGCAGACGAACATAAAACCATAGCAAAGCAACTGAACTATAATAAAAACCGCCTGCTCAACATCGAATATACAGCTCTGGTTGCTTTAAACCTTATCCGGCAAAGTTTGGCGACAACCGTTGATGAATAG
- a CDS encoding dihydrolipoamide acetyltransferase family protein has protein sequence MALVEMVMPKMGESIMEGTVLKWLKNVGDTIEQDESVLEVATDKVDTEVPAIQGGILKEILVQEGDVVAVGAPIAIISTDGEDTTAPAAPAAAEAPAAAPQTAPAQEAAATTGSSVAKLDQPASGRFYSPLVLNIAREEGISMQELEYVPGTGKEGRVSKKDIMAYLESRTNAPAQAAAPQAQPQTQVQAPAAASAPAAQPQATAPQVKPAASYGGNVEMIEMDRMRKMIADRMVDSKRISPHVTSFVEADVTNIVNWRNKWKDVYKKREGENLTFTPIFIDAIAKAIKDFPMINVSVDGGTIIRHKDINIGMAVALPSGNLIVPNIKNADQLNLNGLTKKVNDLANRGRINKLTPDDLAGGTYTVSNVGSFGNVMGTPIIMQPQVAIMAVGAIKKKPAVIETPEGDLIGIRHFMFLSHSYDHRVVDGSLGGMFVRRVADYLEQFDVNQTI, from the coding sequence ATGGCACTTGTAGAAATGGTTATGCCCAAAATGGGCGAGAGTATCATGGAAGGTACCGTTCTGAAATGGCTCAAAAACGTGGGTGATACCATAGAGCAGGATGAATCGGTGCTGGAAGTTGCTACTGATAAAGTAGATACAGAAGTACCTGCTATTCAGGGTGGTATTCTTAAAGAAATACTGGTACAGGAAGGCGACGTAGTAGCTGTTGGCGCGCCTATCGCAATTATTTCTACAGATGGCGAAGACACTACCGCTCCTGCTGCACCAGCTGCTGCTGAGGCTCCGGCTGCAGCTCCTCAAACCGCTCCTGCACAAGAAGCTGCTGCTACCACTGGCTCTTCGGTTGCTAAACTGGATCAGCCTGCTTCCGGTCGTTTCTACTCTCCGCTGGTACTGAACATTGCCCGCGAGGAAGGCATTTCGATGCAGGAACTGGAATATGTGCCAGGCACAGGCAAAGAAGGCCGTGTGTCTAAAAAAGATATCATGGCTTACCTGGAGAGCCGCACTAATGCACCGGCACAAGCTGCTGCTCCACAGGCGCAACCGCAAACACAGGTACAGGCTCCGGCCGCTGCATCAGCTCCTGCTGCTCAGCCACAAGCTACTGCTCCGCAGGTTAAACCGGCTGCATCGTATGGCGGTAATGTCGAGATGATCGAAATGGACCGCATGCGCAAGATGATTGCGGACCGCATGGTTGACAGCAAGCGCATTTCGCCACACGTTACGTCGTTTGTAGAAGCCGATGTAACCAACATCGTGAACTGGAGAAACAAGTGGAAAGATGTATATAAGAAGCGCGAAGGCGAGAACTTAACCTTCACTCCTATCTTCATTGACGCAATTGCGAAAGCGATCAAAGACTTCCCGATGATCAACGTATCGGTAGATGGTGGCACAATTATCCGTCACAAAGACATTAACATTGGTATGGCTGTAGCGTTGCCAAGTGGCAACCTGATCGTTCCGAACATCAAGAACGCCGACCAGCTGAACCTGAACGGGCTGACAAAGAAAGTAAATGACCTTGCAAACCGCGGACGTATAAACAAGCTGACGCCGGATGACCTGGCGGGTGGTACTTATACGGTTTCGAACGTAGGTTCATTTGGCAACGTAATGGGTACGCCTATCATTATGCAGCCGCAGGTAGCTATTATGGCCGTTGGTGCTATTAAAAAGAAGCCGGCAGTTATCGAAACTCCGGAAGGTGACTTGATCGGTATCCGTCACTTCATGTTCCTGTCGCACTCCTACGACCACCGCGTGGTGGATGGCTCGCTGGGTGGCATGTTCGTTCGCAGAGTAGCGGATTACCTGGAGCAGTTCGATGTAAACCAGACGATCTAA
- a CDS encoding valine--tRNA ligase, which translates to MSIAKKYSPKEVEEKWYSSWMERGFFRSTPNPKKEPYTIVIPPPNVTGVLHMGHMLNNTIQDVLIRRARMQGKEACWVPGTDHASIATEAKVVAMLKERGIEKKDLTREEFLTYAWEWKEKYGGIILEQLKKLGASCDWDRTRFTMEEDLSGAVIEVFVDLYRKGQIYRGVRMVNWDPQGKTALSDEEVIPKETMAKMYHLKYEVVSDNAEKTYITVATSRPETIMADVAVAVNPNDERYTHLHGKSVRIPLLGKEIPVIVDEYVSIEFGTGALKVTPAHDLNDYELGQKHNLPTIDILNDDGSLNEKAQLYIGQDRFAARRNIVKDLQEAELLVKIDEYPSVLQTSERTGAVIEPRLSMQWWCKMDKMAKPALESVMEDQIRLHPPKFKNMYRSWMENVRDWCVSRQLWWGQQIPAYYLPDGSFVVATTAEEALELARKQSGSADLQLTDLRQDEDVLDTWFSSWLWPISVFDGFKDPDNKDILYYYPTNDLVTAPEILFFWVARMIMAGFEFRNEMPFRNVYLTGIVRDAQGRKMSKSLGNSPDPLDLIEQYGADGVRAGMLFSSPAGNDLLFDEKLVEQGRNFSNKIWNAFRLIKGWEVNESLPCPNETAIKWFDSRFNEAFAQIEDHFEKFRISDALLAVYKLVWDDFCSNYLEMIKPAYQQPIDKQTIDATVGFLERVLKVLHPFMPFITEEIWHDLKERKEKEYLIVSAWPKKDTFDKSLNARMDSVLKVVAAIRNIRNSKNIPQTKSLDLSIKVMNQDGYDPFLSIIRKLANINEVKFVQENVEGAISFVEAGDEFFIPMEGNIDVAAERERLQKELEYTKGFLMSVSKKLSNERFVSGAPESVIANERKKMADAEAKINAIEQSLASL; encoded by the coding sequence ATGTCGATAGCAAAGAAATATAGTCCCAAAGAAGTAGAAGAAAAGTGGTACAGCAGCTGGATGGAGCGTGGCTTCTTCCGCTCTACACCTAACCCGAAAAAAGAGCCTTACACCATTGTAATTCCGCCTCCAAACGTAACGGGCGTGCTGCACATGGGGCACATGCTCAACAATACTATACAGGATGTGCTTATTCGTCGTGCGCGTATGCAGGGCAAAGAGGCTTGCTGGGTACCGGGCACCGACCACGCTTCTATTGCTACGGAGGCTAAAGTTGTGGCTATGCTGAAAGAGCGCGGCATCGAGAAAAAAGACCTTACCCGCGAAGAATTCCTGACCTATGCCTGGGAATGGAAAGAGAAGTATGGCGGGATTATTCTGGAGCAGCTTAAAAAGTTAGGCGCTTCCTGCGACTGGGACCGTACCCGTTTCACGATGGAAGAAGACCTGTCTGGTGCCGTTATCGAAGTTTTTGTGGACCTGTACCGCAAAGGCCAGATCTACCGTGGTGTGCGCATGGTTAACTGGGACCCGCAAGGCAAAACAGCTCTTTCTGATGAAGAAGTAATACCAAAGGAAACCATGGCGAAAATGTACCACCTGAAATATGAAGTGGTATCTGACAACGCTGAGAAAACATATATTACTGTAGCAACTTCGCGCCCGGAAACAATTATGGCCGACGTGGCTGTAGCCGTTAACCCAAATGACGAGCGCTACACGCATCTGCATGGCAAATCAGTTCGTATTCCGTTGCTGGGTAAAGAGATACCAGTTATAGTTGATGAGTACGTAAGTATAGAGTTTGGTACAGGTGCTCTGAAAGTAACACCTGCCCACGACCTGAATGACTATGAACTCGGCCAGAAGCATAACCTGCCAACTATAGATATCCTGAACGACGATGGCTCGCTGAATGAAAAAGCGCAACTATACATTGGCCAGGATCGATTTGCTGCACGCCGCAACATCGTAAAAGACCTGCAGGAAGCCGAGCTGCTTGTGAAGATAGATGAATACCCAAGCGTATTGCAGACATCGGAGCGTACAGGCGCTGTAATTGAGCCACGTTTGTCGATGCAGTGGTGGTGCAAAATGGATAAGATGGCGAAGCCTGCCCTTGAGTCTGTAATGGAAGACCAGATCCGTCTGCATCCGCCTAAGTTCAAGAACATGTACCGCTCGTGGATGGAAAACGTGCGAGACTGGTGCGTTTCTCGCCAGTTATGGTGGGGGCAGCAGATTCCGGCGTATTACCTGCCGGACGGCTCTTTTGTAGTAGCAACCACTGCCGAAGAAGCACTGGAACTTGCCCGCAAACAAAGCGGAAGCGCAGATTTGCAGCTAACTGACCTGCGCCAGGACGAAGATGTACTGGATACCTGGTTCTCGTCTTGGTTGTGGCCAATCTCAGTTTTTGATGGCTTTAAAGACCCTGATAACAAGGATATTCTATATTATTACCCAACCAACGACCTGGTAACTGCTCCGGAGATTTTGTTCTTCTGGGTAGCGCGTATGATCATGGCTGGTTTTGAGTTCCGTAACGAAATGCCGTTCCGTAATGTGTACCTGACTGGTATCGTGCGTGATGCGCAGGGCCGTAAAATGTCTAAATCGCTTGGTAACTCACCTGACCCACTGGACCTGATCGAGCAATATGGCGCAGATGGCGTGCGTGCCGGCATGTTGTTCAGTTCACCGGCTGGTAACGACTTGCTGTTTGATGAGAAACTGGTAGAGCAGGGCCGTAACTTCAGCAACAAGATCTGGAATGCGTTTAGGTTGATAAAAGGTTGGGAAGTAAACGAAAGCTTACCATGCCCGAACGAAACAGCCATTAAGTGGTTTGATTCGCGCTTTAACGAAGCCTTTGCCCAGATCGAAGACCATTTCGAGAAGTTCCGTATTTCGGATGCCTTGCTTGCGGTTTACAAACTGGTATGGGATGATTTCTGCTCAAACTACTTGGAAATGATTAAACCAGCTTACCAGCAGCCAATTGATAAGCAAACGATAGATGCTACGGTTGGCTTCCTGGAAAGAGTACTGAAGGTGCTTCATCCGTTTATGCCGTTCATCACAGAAGAGATCTGGCACGACCTGAAAGAACGCAAAGAAAAGGAATACCTGATCGTGTCTGCATGGCCTAAGAAGGATACGTTTGATAAGAGTCTGAATGCCCGAATGGATAGCGTACTGAAAGTAGTGGCTGCCATCCGTAACATACGTAACTCGAAGAATATCCCGCAAACCAAGTCACTTGACCTGTCTATTAAGGTAATGAACCAGGATGGATACGATCCTTTCCTGAGCATTATCCGCAAACTGGCGAATATTAATGAAGTGAAGTTTGTGCAGGAGAATGTAGAAGGCGCTATCAGCTTTGTTGAGGCTGGTGATGAGTTCTTTATCCCGATGGAAGGCAATATTGACGTAGCAGCTGAGCGTGAGCGTCTGCAGAAGGAACTGGAGTATACCAAGGGCTTCCTGATGTCGGTTAGCAAGAAGCTAAGCAACGAGCGTTTTGTAAGTGGTGCACCGGAATCGGTTATTGCCAACGAGCGTAAGAAAATGGCGGATGCCGAAGCGAAGATCAATGCCATAGAGCAGAGTTTAGCTTCGCTTTAA
- a CDS encoding pentapeptide repeat-containing protein, with protein MEGQIHTDKTFEKTVYPNKEVKNREFENCTFKNCDFSGSNFAGTRFTDCTFIGCNLAMLKLGHATISNVTFKECKLTGINFSECEDFLFTVYFENCLLDYASFAKMKMAKTKFIKCSLKGVDFSNTNLASALFDNTDLERAVFNYTNLTGADLSSAYSFDIDPEINPIKKAKFSQYGLQGLLMKYSLQIV; from the coding sequence ATGGAAGGCCAGATACATACTGATAAGACTTTTGAAAAAACAGTTTACCCGAACAAGGAAGTAAAGAACCGTGAATTTGAGAACTGTACGTTTAAGAACTGTGATTTTTCGGGCAGCAACTTTGCCGGCACCCGGTTCACCGACTGTACTTTTATAGGTTGTAACCTGGCCATGCTAAAACTTGGGCACGCCACTATAAGCAATGTAACTTTTAAAGAATGTAAGCTTACAGGTATCAACTTCAGCGAGTGCGAAGATTTTCTGTTCACTGTGTACTTCGAGAACTGTTTGCTCGATTACGCTTCCTTTGCCAAAATGAAAATGGCCAAGACCAAATTCATCAAGTGCTCTCTGAAAGGCGTAGATTTCTCAAACACCAACCTGGCCAGCGCTTTATTTGATAATACAGATCTGGAACGAGCCGTTTTTAACTATACCAACCTGACCGGCGCCGATCTGTCTTCCGCTTATAGTTTTGACATTGACCCGGAGATCAACCCCATTAAAAAAGCAAAGTTCTCGCAGTATGGTTTACAGGGGTTGCTGATGAAGTATAGTTTGCAGATAGTCTGA
- a CDS encoding 4Fe-4S dicluster domain-containing protein, which produces MAIMITDECINCGACEPECPNTAIYEGGAEWTWGGGTALKEVEIDGGEVIAGDAAQPPISDEFYYIVSDKCTECMGFHEEPQCAAVCPVDCCVDDPDYRETEEELLAKKAWLHQEA; this is translated from the coding sequence ATGGCTATAATGATAACCGATGAATGTATAAACTGCGGAGCCTGCGAGCCGGAGTGCCCTAACACTGCTATTTACGAAGGCGGTGCTGAGTGGACCTGGGGTGGCGGCACTGCCCTGAAAGAAGTGGAGATAGACGGCGGCGAGGTAATTGCCGGCGACGCAGCACAGCCACCGATTTCAGATGAGTTTTACTACATCGTTTCTGATAAATGCACCGAGTGCATGGGCTTTCATGAGGAGCCGCAGTGTGCGGCCGTTTGCCCGGTAGACTGCTGCGTGGACGACCCGGATTACCGCGAAACCGAAGAAGAATTACTTGCAAAAAAAGCCTGGCTGCACCAGGAAGCATAA
- a CDS encoding acyl-CoA reductase: MTLENRIEAFVELGRQLKSLTSEDRQVWARMAQSRNPWFDEENVSCALHGITQMLEEQYLREWLYPYHLKQVTPKKVGVVMAGNIPMVGFHDFLSVLMSGHYLLAKLSTDDQPLMRRLADMLVGIEPAFANQFEFVEMLKDADAIIATGSDNTARYFEYYFAKRPHIIRKNRTSIGVLTGHEEADDLKALGEDFFRYYGLGCRNVSKVFVPEGYKFDKFFEANEHRSKVLDHHKYQNNYDYNKSILLVNRVAHFDNGFMLVQESENLVSPISVLFYETFSSLPDLRQKLTDLKDKTQVVVSAHGWLEGSIPFGEAQCPMVWDYADGVDTMAFLQKL, from the coding sequence ATGACATTAGAGAACAGGATTGAAGCTTTTGTGGAACTGGGCAGGCAGCTTAAAAGCCTGACTTCTGAAGACCGACAGGTGTGGGCGCGCATGGCGCAGTCGCGTAACCCGTGGTTTGATGAAGAAAACGTATCCTGTGCTCTTCATGGTATAACGCAGATGCTGGAGGAACAATACCTCCGCGAATGGCTTTACCCCTATCACCTTAAACAGGTTACACCTAAAAAAGTTGGTGTGGTGATGGCCGGCAATATTCCAATGGTGGGTTTCCACGATTTTTTGTCGGTGCTGATGAGCGGGCATTACCTGCTGGCAAAACTGAGCACAGACGACCAGCCCCTGATGCGCCGCCTAGCTGATATGCTGGTAGGGATTGAGCCTGCATTTGCCAACCAGTTCGAGTTTGTGGAGATGCTGAAAGATGCAGACGCCATTATCGCCACCGGCTCTGATAACACGGCCCGTTACTTTGAATACTATTTTGCCAAACGACCGCACATCATCCGCAAGAACCGCACAAGCATAGGCGTACTTACCGGCCACGAAGAAGCCGACGATCTGAAAGCCCTGGGCGAAGATTTTTTCCGATACTATGGTTTAGGTTGCCGAAATGTGTCTAAAGTATTTGTACCGGAAGGCTATAAATTCGATAAGTTCTTTGAAGCGAATGAGCACCGCAGCAAAGTACTGGACCACCACAAATACCAGAACAACTACGATTACAATAAATCTATACTGCTGGTAAATCGCGTAGCGCACTTCGATAACGGATTTATGCTGGTGCAGGAAAGTGAGAACCTGGTCTCTCCTATCTCCGTGTTGTTCTATGAAACGTTCAGTTCGCTTCCTGATCTGCGCCAGAAGTTAACTGACCTTAAAGACAAGACCCAGGTTGTAGTTTCGGCGCATGGCTGGCTGGAAGGTAGCATACCATTTGGAGAAGCGCAATGCCCAATGGTCTGGGATTATGCCGATGGCGTGGATACAATGGCGTTTTTGCAGAAACTATAG
- a CDS encoding nucleoside phosphorylase translates to MAAIPESELIINKNGTVYHLNLLPEHISDTIITVGDPDRVAMVSRYFDEIEIEVAKREFITHTGYYKGKRLTVISTGMGTDNIDILMNELDALVNIDFQSREPNEEKIKLKIVRVGTSGSLQESIPLGSHVASHYGVGLDSLMEFYPLEQTADEQSITNTLKEQLGVSFTPYCVPGSKMLIDKLAFDMIPGNTLTCPGFYAPQGRVLRGGLRNQNLLQVYQDFKVCDFQLTNFEMETAGYYAMGRLLGHEMLSLNAIVANRITQEFAKNAEEVVDSLIRKTLDRI, encoded by the coding sequence ATGGCAGCAATACCAGAATCAGAACTGATAATAAATAAGAACGGAACCGTTTACCACCTCAACCTGCTACCAGAGCATATTTCGGATACCATTATTACCGTGGGCGACCCGGACCGAGTAGCCATGGTCAGCAGATATTTTGATGAGATTGAGATAGAAGTAGCCAAGCGTGAATTTATAACGCACACGGGCTACTACAAAGGTAAGCGCCTGACCGTGATCTCGACTGGTATGGGTACCGATAATATTGATATCCTGATGAATGAGCTGGATGCGCTGGTAAATATCGATTTCCAGAGCCGCGAACCAAATGAAGAGAAGATTAAGCTGAAGATCGTACGTGTAGGAACCTCGGGATCGTTGCAGGAATCTATTCCGCTGGGTAGCCACGTAGCGTCGCATTACGGCGTTGGCCTGGATTCGCTCATGGAATTTTACCCGTTGGAACAAACAGCGGATGAGCAAAGTATTACCAATACGTTGAAAGAACAGTTAGGTGTTAGCTTTACACCGTATTGCGTACCGGGCTCAAAAATGCTGATCGATAAACTTGCCTTTGATATGATACCGGGCAACACGCTTACCTGCCCGGGCTTTTACGCGCCGCAGGGCCGTGTGCTGCGTGGCGGACTGCGCAACCAAAACCTGCTGCAGGTATACCAGGACTTTAAAGTATGCGATTTCCAGCTGACCAACTTCGAGATGGAAACGGCCGGTTATTATGCCATGGGCCGCCTGCTGGGTCACGAAATGCTGTCATTAAATGCTATAGTTGCCAACCGCATTACCCAGGAGTTTGCTAAAAATGCCGAAGAAGTAGTGGATAGCCTGATCAGAAAAACACTGGACAGGATATAA
- a CDS encoding aminotransferase class IV — MSLNHKLQAYINGNFQLYQDTFLHISDLSIQRGYGVFDFFKVQEGKPVFLKDYLERFYESARLMELTVPLTETELTASIHQLLTINNLPLSGIKMILTGGYSANGYDPAEPNLIIQQQPLQLPTQDMIEKGIKVITHDHVREIPRAKTTNYAMGIRLINKIKQAGASDVLYQKDGVVSELPRCNFFIVTQNDTIVTPSEDVLLGITRKNVLALAGKKYRAEERTITIADISEAKEAFLTSTTKRILPIVQVDDMVIENGRPGTITLGLLQDLIDLEQQL, encoded by the coding sequence ATGTCCTTAAACCATAAACTTCAGGCCTATATTAACGGCAACTTCCAACTTTACCAAGATACATTCCTGCATATCAGTGATCTTTCTATACAGCGTGGGTATGGCGTGTTCGATTTCTTTAAAGTGCAGGAGGGCAAGCCTGTTTTTTTAAAGGATTACCTGGAACGGTTTTATGAATCAGCCAGGTTAATGGAATTGACAGTTCCGCTTACTGAAACAGAGCTCACCGCTTCAATTCATCAACTGCTAACTATAAATAACCTGCCGCTTTCTGGCATAAAGATGATTTTGACTGGTGGTTATTCTGCTAATGGCTACGACCCTGCCGAACCAAACCTCATTATACAGCAACAACCGCTGCAACTGCCAACCCAGGACATGATCGAAAAAGGTATAAAAGTAATTACCCACGACCATGTGCGGGAAATACCGAGAGCCAAAACGACAAATTATGCCATGGGTATCAGGCTGATCAACAAAATAAAACAGGCAGGTGCCAGCGATGTGCTTTACCAGAAGGATGGCGTAGTTTCGGAACTCCCGCGTTGTAATTTCTTTATCGTAACGCAGAATGACACTATAGTTACTCCGTCTGAAGACGTGCTGCTGGGCATAACCCGTAAAAATGTGTTAGCGCTCGCCGGTAAGAAGTATAGAGCAGAAGAACGAACAATAACTATAGCTGACATCTCGGAGGCTAAAGAAGCCTTCCTGACCAGCACTACAAAACGCATTTTACCTATCGTTCAGGTTGATGATATGGTTATTGAGAATGGCAGGCCGGGTACCATAACACTCGGATTGTTGCAGGACCTGATAGACCTAGAGCAGCAACTATAG
- the trhO gene encoding oxygen-dependent tRNA uridine(34) hydroxylase TrhO has product MNKPYSILLYYCYTPIADPEEFREQHHLMCLELNLLGRIIVSKEGLNGTVSGLKEDCEKYMELMHADPRFAKIDFKVDESEGHAFTKMHVRTKSEIVHSGLLHIDPNARTGKHLEPKEFREMKDREDVVVLDVRSDYEYNVGRFKNAVTLDIENFREFPEKVAELKEKYKDKKILTYCTGGIKCEKASAFLLEQGFEDVYQLHGGIIKYGKEAGGEDFEGKCYVFDNRVAVDVNSVNPKVISTCYVCGTEDDRMVNCANPVCNLHVAICENCGWELEGACSTECKDHPEKRPYDGTGYYQKEMNGYNPLKGFNRKKKNDVQV; this is encoded by the coding sequence ATGAACAAACCATACAGCATTTTACTGTACTACTGCTACACCCCGATAGCAGACCCGGAAGAATTCCGTGAACAACACCACCTGATGTGCCTGGAGCTGAATCTGCTCGGCCGTATCATCGTTTCAAAAGAAGGTCTGAATGGTACTGTATCCGGTCTGAAAGAAGACTGCGAAAAGTACATGGAGCTGATGCACGCTGACCCGCGCTTCGCCAAAATAGACTTTAAAGTGGACGAATCGGAAGGTCACGCATTCACCAAGATGCACGTGCGCACCAAATCTGAAATTGTACACTCCGGCCTGCTGCACATCGACCCGAATGCCCGCACCGGCAAGCACCTGGAGCCGAAAGAATTCAGGGAAATGAAAGACCGCGAGGATGTGGTGGTACTGGATGTACGCTCAGATTACGAGTACAATGTAGGTCGCTTCAAGAATGCCGTAACGCTGGATATTGAGAACTTCCGTGAGTTTCCGGAGAAGGTGGCAGAACTGAAGGAGAAGTATAAAGACAAGAAAATATTAACCTACTGCACCGGCGGCATTAAGTGCGAGAAGGCAAGTGCCTTTTTGCTGGAGCAGGGTTTTGAAGATGTATACCAGCTACATGGCGGCATTATAAAGTATGGCAAAGAAGCCGGCGGCGAAGACTTTGAAGGCAAATGCTATGTGTTCGATAACCGTGTTGCCGTAGATGTAAACTCCGTTAACCCGAAAGTGATCTCTACCTGCTACGTGTGTGGCACAGAGGACGACCGCATGGTAAACTGCGCTAACCCGGTGTGTAACCTGCATGTGGCCATCTGCGAGAATTGCGGCTGGGAGCTGGAAGGCGCCTGCTCTACGGAGTGCAAAGACCACCCCGAAAAGCGTCCTTACGATGGCACAGGCTATTACCAGAAAGAAATGAACGGCTACAATCCATTGAAAGGATTCAACCGCAAGAAGAAAAACGACGTACAAGTGTAA